The DNA sequence CGACGACGCGTCGTACATCAATGGCGTGAGCCTCGATGTGAACGGCGGATTGTTTATGGCCTGAGGCACGAGCGAGCGATGACGACCACTCATTCTGTAGTCCGCCCCGCCGCGCCGGCCGACGCCGCGGCGATTGCCTATCATCGCGTGGCCATGCTGCGCGACATGGGCACGCTGCCCCAGCGCGACCTGCCGGCCCTGGAGGTGTCGTCTCGCGAGTATTTCGCCGCTGCGCTCGTCACCGGTGAGTACTGCGGCTGGCTGATCGAAGCGAAGGAACGCGTCGTCGCCGGCGGTGGGTTGATACTGCGACGCTTGCTGCCACGGCCGGATTGCATCGGCGGCGGTGATGAGGCCCACATCTTCAACATGTATACCGAGCCCGACCACCGGCGTTGCGGCTATGCCCGCGCGTTGATGGAGACGATGTTGGTGTGGTGCCGGGCGCACGACATCAAGCGCGTCAGCTTGCACGCGTCGAGCGACGGCGTTCGGTTGTACGAGAGTCTGGGCTTCGCGCCCACCAACGAGATGCGCCTGATGGCGAACCCGTTCGTCTAACCGAACGCAGAGGAGGACCCATGGCCCGCTTACCCTATGTCGATCCCGCCACCGCATCGGACACGGTGCGCGACACGCTCAACCGGATGCCGGTGCAACTAGCGATCTTTCGCATGATGGCGCACGCCGAGACCAACTTCCGTTCGCTGGTGCGCTTCGGCGGCGACATCCTCGGCAAGCAGCAGCTCAGCGGCAAACTGCGCGAGCTGGCGATCTTGCGCGTCGCGCAGCAATCACCGGCGCGCTACGAGTGGGTCCAGCACGTGCCGATCGCGAAGGCCGCCGGCGCCAGCGATGCGCAAGTGGCCGCGCTCGAACGCGGCGACATCACCGCCGCGTGCTTCGATGCGCGCGAGCAGGTGCTGCTGCGCTTTGCCGACGAGTTGATTCATAAGGTGAAGGTGTCCGACGCGACTTTCGTCGCGGCCCAGAAGGAGTTCCCGGCGCGTGAAATCGTCGAGCTGATCTTCGCCGTCGGCTTCTACATGATGATCGCGCGCCTGCTCGAAACCACCGCAGTCGACATCGAAGCCGACGCGGGCACGACGATCGTCGATTCGTTGAAGTCGTGACTCGTGCTCGTGACTCGTGAGGGGTGTCTTCCACCTCACGAGCCACGAGCCACGAACACGACTATCACCACTCCAACCCACCG is a window from the Deltaproteobacteria bacterium genome containing:
- a CDS encoding GNAT family N-acetyltransferase; this translates as MLRDMGTLPQRDLPALEVSSREYFAAALVTGEYCGWLIEAKERVVAGGGLILRRLLPRPDCIGGGDEAHIFNMYTEPDHRRCGYARALMETMLVWCRAHDIKRVSLHASSDGVRLYESLGFAPTNEMRLMANPFV
- a CDS encoding carboxymuconolactone decarboxylase family protein; translation: MARLPYVDPATASDTVRDTLNRMPVQLAIFRMMAHAETNFRSLVRFGGDILGKQQLSGKLRELAILRVAQQSPARYEWVQHVPIAKAAGASDAQVAALERGDITAACFDAREQVLLRFADELIHKVKVSDATFVAAQKEFPAREIVELIFAVGFYMMIARLLETTAVDIEADAGTTIVDSLKS